From Pseudorca crassidens isolate mPseCra1 chromosome 15, mPseCra1.hap1, whole genome shotgun sequence, one genomic window encodes:
- the GNB2 gene encoding guanine nucleotide-binding protein G(I)/G(S)/G(T) subunit beta-2 isoform X1: MSELEQLRQEAEQLRNQIRDARKACGDSTLTQITAGLDPVGRIQMRTRRTLRGHLAKIYAMHWGTDSRLLVSASQDGKLIIWDSYTTNKVHAIPLRSSWVMTCAYAPSGNFVACGGLDNICSIYSLKTREGNVRVSRELPGHTGYLSCCRFLDDNQIITSSGDTTCALWDIETGQQTVGFAGHSGDVMSLSLAPDGRTFVSGACDASIKLWDVRDSMCRQTFIGHESDINAVAFFPNGYAFTTGSDDATCRLFDLRADQELLMYSHDNIICGITSVAFSRSGRLLLAGYDDFNCNIWDAMKGDRAGVLAGHDNRVSCLGVTDDGMAVATGSWDSFLKIWN, encoded by the exons ATGAGTGAGCTGGAGCAACTGAGACAGGAGGCTGAGCAGCTCCGGAACCAGATCCGG GATGCCCGAAAAGCATGTGGGGATTCAACACTGACCCAG ATCACAGCTGGGCTGGACCCAGTGGGGAGAATCCAAATGAGGACACGGAGGACCCTCCGTGGGCACCTGGCAAAAATCTACGCCATGCACTGGGGGACAGACTCAAG GCTGCTGGTCAGTGCCTCCCAGGACGGGAAGCTCATCATCTGGGACAGCTACACCACCAACAAG GTCCATGCCATCCCGCTGCGCTCCTCCTGGGTCATGACCTGTGCCTACGCGCCCTCAGGAAACTTTGTGGCCTGTGGGGGATTGGACAACATCTGCTCCATCTACAGCCTCAAGACCCGTGAGGGCAATGTCAGGGTCAGCCGGGAGCTGCCTGGCCACACTG GGTACCTGTCATGCTGCCGCTTCCTGGATGACAACCAAATCATCACCAGCTCTGGGGACACCACCTG TGCCCTGTGGGACATTGAGACAGGCCAGCAGACGGTGGGTTTTGCTGGACACAGTGGGGATGTGATGTCCCTGTCACTGGCCCCCGATGGCCGCACCTTTGTGTCAGGCGCCTGTGATGCCTCCATCAAGCTGTGGGACGTGCGGGATTCGATGTGTCGACAGACCTTCATCGGCCACGAGTCCGACATCAATGCCGTGGCT TTCTTCCCCAACGGCTATGCCTTCACCACGGGCTCTGACGACGCCACGTGCCGCCTCTTTGACCTGCGGGCCGACCAGGAGCTCCTCATGTATTCCCATGACAACATCATCTGCGGCATCACCTCTGTTGCCTTCTCGCGCAGCGGCAGGCTGTTGCTCGCTGGCTACGACGACTTCAATTGCAACATCTGGGATGCCATGAAGGGCGACCGTGCAG GTGTCCTCGCAGGCCACGACAACCGAGTGAGCTGCCTTGGGGTCACTGACGATGGCATGGCTGTGGCCACAGGCTCCTGGGACTCCTTCCTCAAGATCTGGAACTAA
- the GNB2 gene encoding guanine nucleotide-binding protein G(I)/G(S)/G(T) subunit beta-2 isoform X2, which yields MRTRRTLRGHLAKIYAMHWGTDSRLLVSASQDGKLIIWDSYTTNKVHAIPLRSSWVMTCAYAPSGNFVACGGLDNICSIYSLKTREGNVRVSRELPGHTGYLSCCRFLDDNQIITSSGDTTCALWDIETGQQTVGFAGHSGDVMSLSLAPDGRTFVSGACDASIKLWDVRDSMCRQTFIGHESDINAVAFFPNGYAFTTGSDDATCRLFDLRADQELLMYSHDNIICGITSVAFSRSGRLLLAGYDDFNCNIWDAMKGDRAGVLAGHDNRVSCLGVTDDGMAVATGSWDSFLKIWN from the exons ATGAGGACACGGAGGACCCTCCGTGGGCACCTGGCAAAAATCTACGCCATGCACTGGGGGACAGACTCAAG GCTGCTGGTCAGTGCCTCCCAGGACGGGAAGCTCATCATCTGGGACAGCTACACCACCAACAAG GTCCATGCCATCCCGCTGCGCTCCTCCTGGGTCATGACCTGTGCCTACGCGCCCTCAGGAAACTTTGTGGCCTGTGGGGGATTGGACAACATCTGCTCCATCTACAGCCTCAAGACCCGTGAGGGCAATGTCAGGGTCAGCCGGGAGCTGCCTGGCCACACTG GGTACCTGTCATGCTGCCGCTTCCTGGATGACAACCAAATCATCACCAGCTCTGGGGACACCACCTG TGCCCTGTGGGACATTGAGACAGGCCAGCAGACGGTGGGTTTTGCTGGACACAGTGGGGATGTGATGTCCCTGTCACTGGCCCCCGATGGCCGCACCTTTGTGTCAGGCGCCTGTGATGCCTCCATCAAGCTGTGGGACGTGCGGGATTCGATGTGTCGACAGACCTTCATCGGCCACGAGTCCGACATCAATGCCGTGGCT TTCTTCCCCAACGGCTATGCCTTCACCACGGGCTCTGACGACGCCACGTGCCGCCTCTTTGACCTGCGGGCCGACCAGGAGCTCCTCATGTATTCCCATGACAACATCATCTGCGGCATCACCTCTGTTGCCTTCTCGCGCAGCGGCAGGCTGTTGCTCGCTGGCTACGACGACTTCAATTGCAACATCTGGGATGCCATGAAGGGCGACCGTGCAG GTGTCCTCGCAGGCCACGACAACCGAGTGAGCTGCCTTGGGGTCACTGACGATGGCATGGCTGTGGCCACAGGCTCCTGGGACTCCTTCCTCAAGATCTGGAACTAA